TTCTGGTAAAAAAAATTGAGCTCCTTTATAGTGTGATACTGTTTCTACTTCTCCTACATCTACACCAAGAGCTGATTTTATTAATGCTTCTCCATATCCTGTTACGGCTGAACTAGCTATTTTCACATTTAACGGCATAATTTTATATAATTCTTTTAAAAATTTAATAGTAGATTTTAAAGGATTCCCTTTATTATGTCCATATTTATGATATAACAAATTTCCTTCTTCATCTATTAATACTATTTTAGTAGTAGTAGAACCTGAATCTATACCCAAAAAACACTTACCACTAAAATCTGATAAACATTTTCTTTTTACTTTATTTTTGTTATGTCTTTTTCTAAATTCCTCTAACTCTTTTTCATTGTTAAATAAAGGTTTTAGATTTTGAACTTCTTTATTATTTAAATTTTGTACATCCTCTGTTTTTTTAATAATCTCTTTAAAATTTACTACTTTTTCATCTAGTGATGATATAGCTGCTCCTAAAGCTACAAATAGTTCTGAGTTTTCAGGTGAAATAACTTCATCATCTTTTAAATTTAATGTACTTATAAATCTATTTTTAAGTTCTGACAAGAAATGTAAAGGGCCACCTAAAAAAGCTACATTTCCCCTTATTATCTTTCCACAAGCAAGTCCACTAATTGTTTGATTTACAACAGCTTGAAATATAGATGCCGCTATATCTTCTTTAGCAGCTCCTTGATTTAATAATGGCTGCACATCCGTTTTCGCAAAGACTCCACATCTAGCTGCAATTGGATATATTATTTTATGTTTTTTTGCTAACTCATTCAATCCCATAGCATCTGTTTCTAAAAGTGATGCCATTTGATCGATAAAAGCACCTGTTCCACCTGCACATGTCCCATTCATTCTCTGATCTATACCATCTCTAAAAAAAGTAATTTTAGCATCTTCTCCTCCAAGTTCTATAGCCACATCAGTTTTCTTTGAAAATTTCTTTATAGCTTTTGTAGATGCAATAACTTCTTGAATAAATGGTATATCAAGCCATTCCGATACGGCAAGTCCTCCAGAACCTGTAACCATTACAGTAGCATCTTCTATTAAAAACTTAGAATTTACACTTTTCAATATTTTTGTAACAGTATTTTTTATATCAGAAAAATGTCTTTTATACATATGGTAGATTATATTTTCTTCCTGATCTAATACAACAACTTTTGCTGTAGTAGAACCAATATCCAGCCCTAAATGAAATATTTTTCCCATATATTATCACCTTTTACCTTTAATAATTTAGACTGAAATTTCCTCTTTATAAATATATGAAGTATTTTCTTATTTTATATTTATATTTGATAAGTAGGCATAAATGCGGACACATTCATACCTACTTCTCTAATTGTTTTATTCTAAAAATATTTCTATTTATTGTTTTTATTTTACTAATTTTTTTATAAATATAAAAAATAACCATACATTTATATATGGTTATTATATACCTTAAAATACCCTAAATCAAGTATTTCAAAGGTTAATTATAGGTTAATATTTCTTTTTTTTCACTACTTTTAGTCTAAAGAAATCTTCCCTTTCTTTTTCCTCTAAAACACTGCTAATTTCTTTAATTATAGCTTTAAATTTAGGTATTTGAATATTTTCTAAGGCATTTGCCCTCTTTTGAGTTTTTTTTACTTCAATTGCTAGCCTATATACTGCATTCTCTACTTGAGCTAAAGTGTAAATCAAATATCTTATTTTATTAAATTTAGTATAAGCAATATCCATGGCTGAATTAGTTTTGTAAAAACTATATCTTGGAACTATATCTTTCTCTTGAAATTTTATTACAGGAACCTCTACTCCCATAACAGATTTAAAAATTACCGTATAATCTGTAGCCTCTGATATAGTAGATGCAATATCTTCTACATCCCTAATACCCATAGTTATATTTGCATTTTTTAGTGCATCATAGGCTTCTTTAAAAGTAGTATTAATTTTTTCTTGAATTTCTTTAGATAAATCCACATAAGACATAAGCTCTCTAATTAGTACATTTCTTTTTTTATCTAATAACTCAAAACCCTTTTCAGAGAATTCTAATGAATTTTGTGCACTCATAAGATTTGCCTTAGTTGGAGTAATATTTTCCATTACTCATCACCTCTATAGTACTTTTCTAATGTATCTGGACTTATTCTATCTAATTCAGATTTAGGTAAAATTGATAATAGTTCCCACGATAAATCTAACGTCTCTTCTATGCTTCTATTTTCATCAAAATCTTGATTTAAAAATCTATTCTCAAATTTCCTTCCAAATTCCATGTATATTTTATCTATAGAAGATAACTCATCTTCCCCAATTACTTGTGAAAGTGATTTTACATCTTGAACATAAGAATAACTTGCAAATAATTGAGTTGATACCTCTTCATGATCCTTTCTTGTATATCCTTCTCCTATACCATCTTTCATTAATCTTGATAATGACGGTAATATATTTACTGGAGGATATATATTTTTTCCCCATATATCTCTACTTAAAACAATTTGTCCTTCAGTTATATATCCAGTTAAATCTGGTATTGGATGTGTTATGTCATCATTAGGCATTGTCAATATTGGAAGTTGAGTTATAGATCCCTCTTTTTCTTTCATCATACCTGCCCTTTCATACAATGAAGCCAAATCAGAATAAAGATATCCGGGATACCCCTTTCTACTAGGTACCTCTTCTCTTGATGATGATAATTCTCTCAACGCTTCACAATAATTTGTTATATCTGTCATTATCACTAATACATGCATACCCTCTTCAAATGCTAAATATTCTGCTGTTGTTAAGGCAACTCTTGGTGTAGTTATCCTTTCCACTATTGGATCATCTGCTAAGTTAGTAAACATTACTAGTCTATCTATAATACCTGCCTCTTCAAATCTTTTCCTGAAAAATTCTTTATCATCATGTTTTATTCCCATAGCTGCAAAAACTACTACAAATTTATCTTTTTTATCGTCATTTCCAATTTTAGCTTGCCTTACTATTTGAGCTGCTAACTCATTATGTGGCATACCATTTCCCGAAAATATAGGAAGTTTTTGACCTCTTATTAATGTAGTTAAACAATCTATAGATGAAATGCCTGTTTGAATAAAATTTCTTGGATATTTACGAGCAACGGGATTAATAGGTCTACCATTAACATTATACTTCTTATTACTATATATTGGCCCTCTCCCATCTATAGTTTCACCAGTGCCATTAAATTCTCTACCTATTACTTCTTTAGAAAGACTTATTTCTAAAGGCTTTCCTGTAAATGACACCGCAGTATTATTTAGGGACATTCCTATGGTGGATTCAAAAACCTGAATTACAGCTTTATCTCCTTGTAACTGAACTACTCTTCCCTTTTTTATTTCTCCATTAGAAACTTTTATTTCAACTATTTCATCGTAGGCAACTCCTTCTACCTCTGATAAAACAACCAAGGGACCTTGTACTTTATCTAATACTAAATATTCTTTTTTCATTTTATACTTACCCCCTTGTTATTTACTATATTGTTCTATAAGCTCTTTATAATATGAATATATTTTCCCTTCTATTTCTGCAATACCTGATAGATCTTCATTAGGTATATTGTATTTCATCTTAACTAACTCTCCAAATATTTCTTCATTTCTAATTTGTGAAATAGGAATTCCCATTTTGACACATTTATATGCATTATCATAAAGTAATTCTATAGCCTTTAGCATTTTATATTGTTTTTCTTTTGGTACATAAGTGTCCTCATTATGATATGCATTTTGTTGTAAAAAACCTACTTTTAAAATTCTTGCTACTTCTAAAATAAGTCTTTGATCATCAGGAAGAACATCTTCTCCTACCAATTTAACTATTTCCTGAAGTTTGTTTTCTTCAAACAATATTTTAAGCATTTTATTCTTTAAATCTATTACATCCTCCGATATATTTTCAATATACCAATCAGTTAGCATAGACATATATTGGCTATAACTTGTAATTCTTGATGTTGAATCTGCCATAATAGCTACATCATACCCCATGTCTCTATAATATTCAGCTATAGTTATACCTGTATATATAGACGCTTCTCTAGCTGCAACAGGCATATTAGATGTATTTGCAATTAAAACTGTCCTATTCATAAGAGAAGTATTTGTTTTAGGATCTACAAGTTTAGGAAAATCCTCTAAAACTTCTGTCATTTCATTTCCTCTTTCACCACATCCGATATAAACTATTATGTCTGCATCAGACCATTTAGCTAACTGATGTTGGGTCATTGTTTTTCCAGTCCCAAAACTACCTGGAATTGCTACAGTACCTCCTTTTGCAATAGGAAAAAACATATCTAATATTCTTTGACCTGTTATTAGTGGCTTACTTAAAGGTAGTCTATTTTTTATGGGTCTAGGTTTTCTAACTGGCCATCTTTGATATAAATTTAATTTGTATATATTTTCTCCATCCTTTAAAGTTACAATATTTTCTTCTATGTTGTATTTTCCATTTTCTTTTACTTTTATAACCTCTCCCTTTACCCTTTGAGGAACCATTATTTTATGTTTTATAATATTAGTTTCTTGAACTTCAGCATATACATCTCCTGATTTTAGTTTATCTCCAACTTTAACTAAAATATCTATATCCCATTGTTTTTCTTTATCTATAGATATCAATCCAATCCCTTCATCTATAAATCCATAAGATATTTCATTTATTTTTTTTAAAGGCCTTTGTATACCATCAAACATATTTCCTATTATTCCTGGTCCTAATTTTAATGATAATGGCATTCCAGTAAATCTAATTTTCTGCAATTTAAAGAATTTAATATTCTATTTGTATCTATTTTTAAAGCTTTTGTAGATATAACAGTTATTATGGTGTAACCATTTCCTTTATACACTTTATCCACTATTGCAGGTATATTTTCATAGTTTTCTTTCATTATCTTAAATTTTTTATCTTCTATTTTATATACCTCTAACTCAAAATTTTTTAAATCAGTTAGTTTCTTAATATTAATATCAATGGATAAAAAGTACTTTAAATTTTCCTTGTATTCTTCTAGTTTTTCCTTCTTGGTTTTGTATTGATTAAGTTCTTCATTTAAATCTTTTATTCTATCTGATATATTAGATATGTTTTTCTGTAATTCATCATAGTCCATTATTAAATCTTCATCTTTAATGTCTAAAATCTTTCTTTCATTAATCAATTTTCTTAAATTACCTATTTTTTCATTTACATTAAAATAATCTCTTTTTTCAAAATAAGGTTTAACATAGTTTACGTCTATTAAGGGATCTAAATTTTCCTCTATAGTAGATATATTAAAGTTACCTTCACTTATCTTTTCAAATGCATCTACAGGATGAAGTGCCTCAGATAGTATTACTTCTTTAATCACAGAATCCATAAATTCTATAGGAGATGCTATATTAATCATAACCATTTTTTCTATTGACATAAAATCACCTCTCAATCAATAGTTAAGCTTAAATATTTATATAAATCTTCATTATTAATTCCATATCTTTTTATTTCAATTAAAGAAATTATATTTCTTATTTCAATTAAAGCCAGTTCTAAATAAGCAACTACTGTACTTATATTATTTTCATGTTCTTTTTTATTTTTTAAATGTATCTTACTTATATACATTAAAATATCTCTTTCCATTAAATAATCATCGCGTTCATAGTATTTTACGAACTTTCCATGTTCAAAATATACTCTTTCATTAGTATATATTCTAATTGTCCTCTATGAATTTCGCGTAAATTATATTTTTTTAATATTTCTCCATAATATGTTTCATTGCTTATGAAACTTAATACTTCTTTATAATTTTCACATTGTATAATTTTTTTATACTGTTCTATAGTTAAAAGTTTTTTTGCATAGCTTTTACTTTTGAATTAATTGCAGCATACCTTGTTATATCTCCCATAATCATTCCTCCCCAAAGGGATTTAAAATTGCTTTAAATGCATTTTCTAAAATTGTTTCTTTTTTGCGATTATATTTATTTTTTATATTTATAATTTTTTCATCCTTTTCATCTTGTATTTTTTCTTGACTTTCTTTTAATTTTTTTTCATATTTTTTTTCTATATCATCTTTTAAAAATTTTAACTCCTCCTCCGTATCCCTCCACATTTTTTCTATTTTTTTATTTAGCTCCTCCTCTTTTTTATTTATTTCTATTTTTTTTATTTTTTTATATTCTTCCACATTCTTATCCAATTTTATAACCTTTTCTATGGAATTTTCCAAATAAACCACCTCTTTATTTTTATATTTGTAAAAACAATAAATCTTATACCCAAAAGTATAAGATTTATTGTTTAGTAAACATTACTAAATTATATTAAAATTTTTGATTATATATTTGAACTTTAAATAACTATTTACATAAATGGTATACAGGAACATAATTTCCATTATTTTAATTGTATCATATAGCCTTAACTATATCAAATAAACATCCATACATTAAACACCATTAATGAATATTATTAGCTTTTTTAGTACATAATTTAAATAACATATATATTTGATTGAATAAATATATATAACAAAGACAATATTATAAATGGAGGTTAACAAATGAATTATTTTCAAAAAGCAAATGATTATTATAATTTAAAAGACTATCATAAAGCCATTGCTTTATATAAAAAATCCATAAAATTAAAAACAAATGAAGCTGCTTCTTTATACAATACTGCTGTATGTTTTATAAAATTAAAGAATTTTAAAGATGCAATACCTTTATTGAAAAAATCTCTTTTATTAAAAAAAGATAGTAAATACTTCTTTAATTTAGGTTATTGTTACATAATGTTAGATAACAACAAAAAAGCTTTAATTAATTTTAAAGCTGCTTGGGCATTAAATCCAAATGATAGTGATTGTAAAAAAGCTATTTCTTTAATAGAAAATAAGTATAAAACTTCAAAAGATAATCTGTGATATACACCTCACAGATTATCTTTTTATATTACCATTCTCCTGCAATATTATCATCCTTATGATCTAAATTAAATCTTTTACTATCAAAATAATTACCACCTTTATAAAAAGTAGTATCTACACTGATCCATGTATCTTCTTCAGGTAAATATACTTCATTCCAAGCATGACTTACCCAGTTCATGCCATTAAACCCCATACCTGTCACTAGTCTCACATGTATTCCATTAGCTCTACACATAGCCACGTATAAACATGAATAATCAAAACAAATTCCTTTTTTAGTGTTAAAAGTAGGAATTGCACCTGAAGATACATTAAAATCATCATTTAATACTTTATTAGCTTTTTCATAATCATAAATTATATTACTTCCCACCCAATTATATAATATCTTAGCTTTTTTCCTAGTTTCTACTTCATCTTTTACTAAAAATCTAGCAAAATCATCTATTTCCTTATTTGATTTTACCCCTTCACTTAGAGTTATTCCATTGTAATATACTATAGTCCTAGATCTATCTATATTATTCTTTGTATCATTATTGGATTCTATATCTTTAGATACTATTTTAAAAGAATTATCTATTATTTTAGGCAGTTTTTGTGCTAATTTGGAATTGGTTATTGGTATCACAAATTCTTGACATACATATTTATATGGTAATGATTCATTTAAATATGTATTTAAAGAGCTGTTCGTATAAAACATAGACCCTATATTTAAACTAAAAGCTACTATTAATATAAAAGCTATAGATTTAGGAATTTGAGATATTGCTCCTACAATTCTTTTAAAAATATTACTTTTTCCCCTTAAATATCTTTCTATCCTATCTAATACTGGATAAAAAGTTATACTATTAATCAAATGTAACAATATAAACGTAATTTTATATATTATAAAAATAAATAAGGGTATTAAAACTAAATATATTATAATCGGTTTATTCTCTATATAGTTAATTATATTTTGTGATATAGAATAATATATAGACTTATATATTCCTTCATCATGTTGTAAAAATATTTTCTTCCCACCTATGGTTCCTATTAAAAGTCCCACTATAAATGATATGCTCCTATTAGTTTCTTCTATATCTAGTTTCAAATCCTGGGATGAAAATTTGAATAAAAACCCTTTTAATATTGGATATAAAAATACCACAATCATTATTAATGTTATGGGATTTATATTATTCATTCATAATTCCCCCTTATTGACCATGATTATATAAAAGTTTATTTAATACACATTTCACATCTTCCCACAAATATCCTTTACTCATTAAAAATCTTCCTAATTTATTATATATCTTTTTTTTATCCTCCTCACTTTTTAATATAGATTTGTATTTTTTTTCTGCTATTTTATTTAAAGCATCTCTTTCTGTATCTCTATCTATATAATTTAATTTCTCATCTATATTACTTTCACTTATACCCTTTTTCATAAGTGAATATTTTATTTTATTTCTCCCCTCCCTTTCTAATCTTTCCTCTATATAGAGTTCTACAAATCTACAATCATCTATAAATTTGTATTCAATTAAAAAATCAATAACTTTTTCTATAGTTGCATTATCATATCCCTTAGCAATTAATTTATTATATACTTGTTTTTCTGTTTTATAACTTTTCTCAATAAATCTTAAAGCATCTGATTTACATTTTATATAATTATCTTCCTCTGCAATAATTTTTAATTCTTCATAATCTATTTCTTGTCCCACTTTTAAATTATGTTTAAATGCTATCTCTGTACTAAAAGCCATAGCATATTCATCATTTATATATAAGTTTACTCTTTTTTTATTTCTCTTTTGAATTTCTATTTTAGTAACTTTATTTTTCTCCGATTTATTCAAGTTTGTTTCCTCCTTATTAAACATATCTTAATTATCCTTTAAAATATGTATAGTAGGATTATTAAATATTTTTTTTGATAAATTTACTATATCTTCCTCTTTTATTTCATCCAATTTCTTAGTATCGTCTATAAATTCATATATATTTCTATTATCTATAATTTGATGAACTATATAATTACTTAAGTCAGTGCTATCATCTAAAATAAATGCTATAGCAGTTTTTAAAGTTTTTTTCATAAGTCTAATAGTATTTGCATTAAATTTAATTTTTCCCTGTTTTATATTCTCAATACATTCGTCTATAGTATTAATAGCCTCATCTATATTGTTCTTTGAAACTGCTGTATAAATATATACAGAGTTAAATGAATCTATACTATCTAGTAAAGTATATACATCATAAGCCAACCCCTTTTCTTCTCTGAGTTTTCTAAACAATAAAGAATTATTACTTTCTCCTAATCTATGATTTAGTACTTTTAACACCATTTCTTCTTTCTTATTTAAATTATTGCAAGTATAAAGATATAATATACAACTTTGTTCTATATCCCTTTTATTATAAATATATTTACCTGGTATATTTTCTTCAAAGCTTACATTCTTCTTTACAAATTCTTTTTTAGACCACATATTAAAGTATTTATATATTACTCTTTCCACATAATCATAATCATAAGATGAAACTACGGATATATACGAATTATTTGGGACATAATATTTACTATAGAAATTTTTCAATTGATTTTTGGTAAAATTTTCTATATTTTCTCTTGTTCCTATTGTATCATATTTTAGTGGACTATTCCTATAGGCTAATTGTTTTATTTTTACAAAACTAAAATCTTCTATATCATCTTTACTTCCATTAAGTTCTGAAAGTATTACTTTTCTCTCTTTTTCTACTTCATCCTTTGGGAAATTCGATTTTATAACCATGTCACTTATAATTTCCATGGCATTTTCAAATTCATCATTTAACGCAGTAATAGAATAAACAGTACAATTATAATCTGTATATGCATTATATTCTCCAGCTAGTTCTTCTAAATCCTCATTTAATTTTTTATTAGTTCTATTTTCAGTGCCTTTAAAAAGCATATGTTCTATAAAATGTGAAATACCTTTTTCTTTTTCACTTTCAAAAATAGATCCTATCCCTACGCCTAAATTAATTGAAAAAATAGGCGTATCCTTTTTAACTATTATAGCTTTAAAACCATTAGGTAAATTTAATTCCTTTGATTGAAACATTATTAAACTCCTTTTACTTTTAAAATTTCTCTCTTTCTTGACAAACATAATATATTATAATATCATATTTTAGAATATAAAAAAATAATATGGACAGTTCGAAACCATCCTGTCCTTAAATAAAACTATGGAGGTATATTATGATTAAAAACACTAAACAATTAGTAACTAGTGCTATTATTGCAACTATTTATGCAGTAGTTACTATATTTCTAACTTATCCAATGAGCTTCCAAGCTTCTCAATTTAGAGTAGCAGAGGCTTTAACTATTTTACCACTCTTTACCCCAGTAGCAATACCAGGACTTTTCGTAGGTTGTCTTATATCTAACCTTTTAAGTCCAGTAGGACCATTAGATGTAATATTTGGTTCATTAACAACTTTAATTGCGGCTATAGCTACTTGGCAAATAGGAAAAAGTAATTTAAAATATAAAAAACTTTTAGCTCCTTTGCCACCAGTTATATTAAATGCAATTATAATTGGATTACTACTTAATTATACTCTAAAATGGCCTTTATTTTTAACTATGTTCCAAGTTGGTTTTGGAGAATTTTTATGTTGTTATGGTTTAGGACTACCTTTAATAACAGTAATTGAAAAAAATGATTACTTAAAACAAATTTTAAGTCTATAATTTATAGAAGAAAAGGATAGAACTTAATATATAAGTTCTATCCTTTTAATATTATTTTTCCTTAGGTATCCAACTGTTAACTAGTTCTTCATTTTTATTCATCCACTCTTTAGCTACTTCCTCTGGATCCTTATCACTATCTGCTATATCTCCCATAAGAGTTCCTAATTGATCGTCATCTAACTTAAAATTTTTGAAAAATTCAGCTACCTGTGGCATATCTTCTTTAAATCCTTTTCTTGCATAAGTATGAATATTTTCTGATTCTCCATAGGATTTTTTAGGATCTTCTAAAAATTTTAGATCCCAACGAGCAAATTTCCAATGAGGTTTCCAACCTGTTACTACTATCTCTTCTTTTTTGTCAATTGCTTCTTTAAGCATTGTAGTCATTGTTGGACCACTACCTTCTAGTAATTCATAGTCTAAATTATAATCCTTTATTGCCTTTTCAGTAGCTCCCATTATACCTGCACCAGCATCTATTCCTACAATTTTTCCATTTAATTTATCTTTAACTTTATTTAAATCCTCTATACTATTTATTGAAGAATATTTTGGTACAACTAATCCTATTCTAGCATTTTCATAATTATATCCTAAATCTTCTATTTTATCTTTGTACTTTGTTACATAATCATGATGTGTTACTGGAAGCCATG
This window of the Clostridium cochlearium genome carries:
- a CDS encoding V-type ATP synthase subunit D; translation: MENITPTKANLMSAQNSLEFSEKGFELLDKKRNVLIRELMSYVDLSKEIQEKINTTFKEAYDALKNANITMGIRDVEDIASTISEATDYTVIFKSVMGVEVPVIKFQEKDIVPRYSFYKTNSAMDIAYTKFNKIRYLIYTLAQVENAVYRLAIEVKKTQKRANALENIQIPKFKAIIKEISSVLEEKEREDFFRLKVVKKKKY
- a CDS encoding V-type ATP synthase subunit B, whose product is MKKEYLVLDKVQGPLVVLSEVEGVAYDEIVEIKVSNGEIKKGRVVQLQGDKAVIQVFESTIGMSLNNTAVSFTGKPLEISLSKEVIGREFNGTGETIDGRGPIYSNKKYNVNGRPINPVARKYPRNFIQTGISSIDCLTTLIRGQKLPIFSGNGMPHNELAAQIVRQAKIGNDDKKDKFVVVFAAMGIKHDDKEFFRKRFEEAGIIDRLVMFTNLADDPIVERITTPRVALTTAEYLAFEEGMHVLVIMTDITNYCEALRELSSSREEVPSRKGYPGYLYSDLASLYERAGMMKEKEGSITQLPILTMPNDDITHPIPDLTGYITEGQIVLSRDIWGKNIYPPVNILPSLSRLMKDGIGEGYTRKDHEEVSTQLFASYSYVQDVKSLSQVIGEDELSSIDKIYMEFGRKFENRFLNQDFDENRSIEETLDLSWELLSILPKSELDRISPDTLEKYYRGDE
- a CDS encoding V-type ATP synthase subunit A, producing the protein MPLSLKLGPGIIGNMFDGIQRPLKKINEISYGFIDEGIGLISIDKEKQWDIDILVKVGDKLKSGDVYAEVQETNIIKHKIMVPQRVKGEVIKVKENGKYNIEENIVTLKDGENIYKLNLYQRWPVRKPRPIKNRLPLSKPLITGQRILDMFFPIAKGGTVAIPGSFGTGKTMTQHQLAKWSDADIIVYIGCGERGNEMTEVLEDFPKLVDPKTNTSLMNRTVLIANTSNMPVAAREASIYTGITIAEYYRDMGYDVAIMADSTSRITSYSQYMSMLTDWYIENISEDVIDLKNKMLKILFEENKLQEIVKLVGEDVLPDDQRLILEVARILKVGFLQQNAYHNEDTYVPKEKQYKMLKAIELLYDNAYKCVKMGIPISQIRNEEIFGELVKMKYNIPNEDLSGIAEIEGKIYSYYKELIEQYSK
- a CDS encoding V-type ATPase subunit, giving the protein MYISKIHLKNKKEHENNISTVVAYLELALIEIRNIISLIEIKRYGINNEDLYKYLSLTID
- a CDS encoding V-type ATPase subunit, whose protein sequence is MEQYKKIIQCENYKEVLSFISNETYYGEILKKYNLREIHRGQLEYILMKEYILNMESS
- a CDS encoding tetratricopeptide repeat protein; this encodes MNYFQKANDYYNLKDYHKAIALYKKSIKLKTNEAASLYNTAVCFIKLKNFKDAIPLLKKSLLLKKDSKYFFNLGYCYIMLDNNKKALINFKAAWALNPNDSDCKKAISLIENKYKTSKDNL
- a CDS encoding transglutaminase-like domain-containing protein, producing MNNINPITLIMIVVFLYPILKGFLFKFSSQDLKLDIEETNRSISFIVGLLIGTIGGKKIFLQHDEGIYKSIYYSISQNIINYIENKPIIIYLVLIPLFIFIIYKITFILLHLINSITFYPVLDRIERYLRGKSNIFKRIVGAISQIPKSIAFILIVAFSLNIGSMFYTNSSLNTYLNESLPYKYVCQEFVIPITNSKLAQKLPKIIDNSFKIVSKDIESNNDTKNNIDRSRTIVYYNGITLSEGVKSNKEIDDFARFLVKDEVETRKKAKILYNWVGSNIIYDYEKANKVLNDDFNVSSGAIPTFNTKKGICFDYSCLYVAMCRANGIHVRLVTGMGFNGMNWVSHAWNEVYLPEEDTWISVDTTFYKGGNYFDSKRFNLDHKDDNIAGEW
- the recX gene encoding recombination regulator RecX, yielding MNKSEKNKVTKIEIQKRNKKRVNLYINDEYAMAFSTEIAFKHNLKVGQEIDYEELKIIAEEDNYIKCKSDALRFIEKSYKTEKQVYNKLIAKGYDNATIEKVIDFLIEYKFIDDCRFVELYIEERLEREGRNKIKYSLMKKGISESNIDEKLNYIDRDTERDALNKIAEKKYKSILKSEEDKKKIYNKLGRFLMSKGYLWEDVKCVLNKLLYNHGQ
- a CDS encoding M16 family metallopeptidase → MFQSKELNLPNGFKAIIVKKDTPIFSINLGVGIGSIFESEKEKGISHFIEHMLFKGTENRTNKKLNEDLEELAGEYNAYTDYNCTVYSITALNDEFENAMEIISDMVIKSNFPKDEVEKERKVILSELNGSKDDIEDFSFVKIKQLAYRNSPLKYDTIGTRENIENFTKNQLKNFYSKYYVPNNSYISVVSSYDYDYVERVIYKYFNMWSKKEFVKKNVSFEENIPGKYIYNKRDIEQSCILYLYTCNNLNKKEEMVLKVLNHRLGESNNSLLFRKLREEKGLAYDVYTLLDSIDSFNSVYIYTAVSKNNIDEAINTIDECIENIKQGKIKFNANTIRLMKKTLKTAIAFILDDSTDLSNYIVHQIIDNRNIYEFIDDTKKLDEIKEEDIVNLSKKIFNNPTIHILKDN
- a CDS encoding QueT transporter family protein, translated to MIKNTKQLVTSAIIATIYAVVTIFLTYPMSFQASQFRVAEALTILPLFTPVAIPGLFVGCLISNLLSPVGPLDVIFGSLTTLIAAIATWQIGKSNLKYKKLLAPLPPVILNAIIIGLLLNYTLKWPLFLTMFQVGFGEFLCCYGLGLPLITVIEKNDYLKQILSL
- a CDS encoding glycine betaine ABC transporter substrate-binding protein; the protein is MKFKFKKLAVILCSVLLTTLVLTGCGKDSANKGKGSIKLGYVNWAEGVAMTNLAKVALEEKMGYDVDLTMGEPGMIFTSISDGNLDAFLDTWLPVTHHDYVTKYKDKIEDLGYNYENARIGLVVPKYSSINSIEDLNKVKDKLNGKIVGIDAGAGIMGATEKAIKDYNLDYELLEGSGPTMTTMLKEAIDKKEEIVVTGWKPHWKFARWDLKFLEDPKKSYGESENIHTYARKGFKEDMPQVAEFFKNFKLDDDQLGTLMGDIADSDKDPEEVAKEWMNKNEELVNSWIPKEK